The Stigmatopora argus isolate UIUO_Sarg chromosome 1, RoL_Sarg_1.0, whole genome shotgun sequence genome segment ATCCTTCATATCTTCCTCAGCATCCACAAACACAGGCTCCTTCCTCAGACTCAATGAGGCTTTCAGGATCGGTTTGCTAACTGCTGCGTGCCAGTGACCCGCCCCATCTGTCACGTCCACAGACTTCGACGGTCGGCTACCTCGCCTCAGGTGGTGAGCATGGGGTCTCTCGATGTCTAGCGGCTGCACAGATAGGCGAGCCATGTCCGCCCCGAGGCTGTCACGTCTGCGAAGCGCCTCGGCACAGCCAGCTGCGTCATCTCTGCAACCCCGGCGGAGCTCTAAGGCCTCCAACTCTGAAGCCGAACCCCGAGCCAGAGCCACTATCTCCCCCAGAAGACAACACTCGGCCTGGGCCAGGAAGAGCTCGAAAGACAACTGGCGTAGATGACCCGGGCCTCCTGGATGCTCCTGGAAATAAAACTGTGAATCGTGGTCACAGGTGTAGCCAATTGTGCGCATTAGAGAGCGAAGCTCAGCATCGGAAATTGTAGATTTTAGGTGGTACACATATGGGCCAGTGAAagcctgaaagaaaaaaagacagcttGATGGATCCACGTtcgcacataaaaaaaaatttaatcaaaATGTATCTCTCACGGCCCAAAAAGcatttgaagcaaaaaaaaatgaaaaagtgtaGTGGACTGAAAAAAGTTAGGAATTCTCAAATTTCCAAATGTGCAAGCAGTACTTAGAGTTGTTTTGAAACTGCATATTATCTGTGTAGCTTTTGTGCTTAAGTTTGTCATCATGTTAGAATATCCTCTATCCAAGTGTAAGGTCCTAAGCACTCTGGAGCAGGTTTTCATCCATCTAACTAATGTGATGAATATAGTTGTTTGAATGCTAATATTAAAAACCTGTAAATGCTCCACTCATAATAATTGTTTCAAAGAGCCTTCACTCAGAGCAaatcggtcctcgagggccgctgttggtgcaggtttttgcggcaaccgatccagcacagagtttaaccaatgagatttctgcagaaaacaagaagcacctgactgcactcCACTGACTGCACttataggacaccagattggtgagggggtcctctttatgggttggaatgaaaacctgcacccactgcagccctttgtggaatagtttgcccacccctgactcGCAGGATCAAAACAACCTCAAGAGATATAAACTTACCTTTATACATCTGAACTCTTTCTTCCAGGGGAAGAGTAAGAGATTTGTGCATATGGTTTCCAGAGTGTGGAATGCCCTCTCCAGGCTCCTGAGATTGCCTCCCCTTTGGCAGCGCAGCGAACCCTCCACCACTTCATAAAAACGCACCATGCGGAAACGCTGTCCTGGATCTGGCTGATAGGCTCCAAGTAGTGCTGTAGCTGTAGAAAGCAGGGCCTCGCTGtccttgtgcctgccattgtctCCCTCATGCGAATTCCCTATTCCATATTTTTCCCCTCCATCATGAAGGCGTCGTTCAAGTGCCCCCACATATCTCCGGAACAAGTCTTCTTTTAACTTTGCATCCATTATATGCAGCAGACTAACAGTCAGATGATTTGCTTTTTTGAGAGTGCATCACTCTCTTTGCATATTATGCACAAAGATGTGACATTCAAGCATTATCATGGAGCACCAAAACACACTGTGCAGCAGCACAACTTCAACGTTGACGTGGTTGGTGGAGTGAAAAAGAAACAACGCTCAGCACCACATCTTAAGCGATGGTGCTTTCAGTAGTTGCAGGTCAGCTGTAGGCTGCATGGATGTCTTCTGGTCATCTGTGATCGGGCTTAGAGCCTGACTTGACACACTGGCCAATGTCGTTTTAGATTACGGTtgacaggcttttttttttttgctgtttgtttacgCAATGTTTTTGTCTGTTCGTTGCAAACAGCACGTGATCCAAGGTCACTGGCACTCACCAAGTCAAGCTTCCAAACAGATTGATTGTCCTGAGTCAGCTCCGAGCTGTAAAGCGACAGGAGAACATTTCAGGGacacaaacaaaagaaagaCAACAAGAAATTTGCACTCATGCATAATATCGTGATTGATTTTAATTTCGCCCCCAAATTTAAAAAGGCACTAAGACTTACTCAAAATCGAACGTGAATGTATCTTATGCATACACAATTTGCGACTGGATATTAGGATGCAATCTTCAAATGGGTTTTTGGAATAACGAAGATGAAGTACGCAGTGACTAGTTAGTTATCTGGTTATTCCAGTCCACACACCCACTGACCAATTGAACGCGATCTGacgagaaagagagcgagaaagCTAGCATTACTATCCCCGGAACCATCCCGCATCGTTGCTCCATCCAATCTGACACCGTGATGAATTTATCACTTAATTACGTCCGCGTCATCATTAATTCAccccctaaaaataaaaatcacgtAGTGCGAGAAGGAACCCCAATGCGCGAAATCAGTGAACGCCCATTTCACCATAGCTGATTAGCTACAGCTACCAGGGTAGTCTTTACGGCAAAATAAATGAAGTTTTGGTATTAATTACAGGAGTAATTGATGATCAACGGGTGGTTCTCGTGTAATAGTGTTCGATTCGGCATCGTATCGAGAAAGACCGGCAGCAGTAGCCCATCTTACCTTACACAAGTGTTAGCCGGAGCTATCGAAACCTGCTCAGCTGTTGGAAATTCCCATCACCTCACAGCGCATGCGCAACAATGCAGCGTCATTGGCTCACTTCAGAGATTCAAAACAGTAGGCTGATATACAACACGCATCTCTAAACTGCATGCCTGATGAACGCTAAGCTAGTAGGGGCAATGTTGTCAGTGCATTCCATACATTGAatcgacaaaaacaaacaagcaagcGCTTGTTCCGTTACATACGGGTGCAAAAGTGTGCAAATGTACAGTCACAACAAACGAAAtatgaatacaaaatatttgttaaaaaatacttttttccatATACTCACATAAAATGCAACCCATCTATTAGACTTGTTATGTAGTTGAAAagcatcatgaaaaaaaacgatGATTTATTTCCAAATGTTGACAGCAAACAATTTGGTCCGCGCGCCGCTTAGTGCGGCAGCTATGCACGCTGGTGTAATCTACACTTCTAATTAGATATGTTTGTGCTCACGTGCTGTATGAAGACAGGCGTGTCTACACGCTATGTGAGAGTAAAACGCAGTACTACTACTCTATGGTGTGGGATTATTGATGCCTATTTTaacataattatttgctcagattaaaaaaaaagaaaataaatgataccTCATTTTACGTTCGTAACTTCACTACATTTGTTATATTTTCCTGCTTGTTACTGCTTGTCAAATTTCCGGAAATTATGcgaaaaacaaaatgtcacccgaaaaaaaaaaaaaaacacgcagatGTTGTCTTTGGTTTTGCAAACGTTTGAGCAACACATATTTCGTAGCGAGTGTATTGTCATTTTGAGAGAATTTGCTAATATTATGATTATTAAAAATCGAAGAACATGACATTCTGCTAATGACAATGGCATTACGtattaatcattttatttagaTGGAAAACTTGACCGGAAATTTGTCAAATGATTTCAATTTATGTGATTCCGAATGATTGTTTAAGCAGTAGGCTCCGCCCTTTCACATGAGTACATATTATGACGTGGTTTGTTGGAGAACTGAACACAGTGAAGAGAAAGGAAATGGCGATGCTAGGAGGCTTTAGTGCTACACAGCACAAAAAAAACGTCTCCGACACGAGCGGCGATGTGTCCGAATTCCTTTGTCCCGTTTGCCTCGAGATATTTGACAGTCCGGTCACAACACAGTGCGGCCACACGTAAGTAATATTTGTCCCCGCTTGACAGCAATTCTCGTTGACGCCGTCTCCCATCAGCAACGCGTCGTCTATGGAAACCATTTGGAAATAAAGTGGTTGTTTAATCGACTCATTAACTCACTACGGCCTTAGTTTTGTtggaacattttctttttcaaggcCTAGCACAATGCTGATGACTGGTGTGCGTGaccatttaagattttttttcttccgtctACGGTTTTTG includes the following:
- the spata2 gene encoding spermatogenesis-associated protein 2, encoding MDAKLKEDLFRRYVGALERRLHDGGEKYGIGNSHEGDNGRHKDSEALLSTATALLGAYQPDPGQRFRMVRFYEVVEGSLRCQRGGNLRSLERAFHTLETICTNLLLFPWKKEFRCIKAFTGPYVYHLKSTISDAELRSLMRTIGYTCDHDSQFYFQEHPGGPGHLRQLSFELFLAQAECCLLGEIVALARGSASELEALELRRGCRDDAAGCAEALRRRDSLGADMARLSVQPLDIERPHAHHLRRGSRPSKSVDVTDGAGHWHAAVSKPILKASLSLRKEPVFVDAEEDMKDEIIRPNTSASLFSVAALPSYSPIADFFPTQSPADAYTSYHLSSLDEIDLYTERGGGSAGGRQTPSRPPSREPRDGWLLKSHGSVKCQGCGSGCSTVAPCQRCDVILCSTCHDIEPSPCCSLQEYHAKSTRPIDGYIPVKEKLSVYSNTHSHSHLHPHPLTLTHSHTHSHPHPHALDKSLLSTKLFPTKSIALTTPKAGSGERMSMGGSRCGFCNNPGASHTCVTCSKVSCDKCIGLYAKDMCTRKNPQHRFVPNHQLNFKSGTISHMVYR